One Mycobacterium paraseoulense genomic window, CGTGGCCCGCGCCGAACGGGTGATCGTCGCGGTCAAGATCACCATTCTTCTGTTATTCGTGGGCGTCGGGGTGGCGGGGGTGTCCGGCGAGCGGCTGGCGCCCGCGCAGTGGAGTTCTCCGGTGTCGGTGATCGCGGGCGGGATGATCATCTTCCTGGCCTACGAAGGCTTCGAACTGATCGCCAACGCGGCCGAGGACGTTGCCGACCCCGCCCGGGTGCTCACCAGGGCGTACTACATCTCGGTGCTGTTCGTGATCGCCCTGTACGTCGCCGTGGCCATCGTCTCGGTCGGGTCGCTGCCGCTGTCGGGGCTGATCAACGCGCGTGACTATTCGCTCGCCGAAGCCGCCCGGCCCGCGCTCGGTGGCTTCGGCTTCGCGATGATCGGTGTGGCGGCGATGCTGTCGACCGCGTCGGCGATCAACGCCACCCTCTATGGGTCCGCGCGGATGACGTACACCATCGCCAAGGCGCGGGAGCTGCCTGCCCAACTCGACCGACCGGTCTGGAACCAGCCCCTGGAAGGGCTGCTGATCACCGCGGCGGCAACCGTCGTGCTCGCCAACGTGCTGGACCTGGCCAGCATCTCCACCATGGGAAGCGCCGGGTTCCTCATCATCTTCGCCGCCGTCAACCTGGCCGAGGCTCGCACCGCGCGAAGGCGGGGATCAACCCCGTGGATCTCCGTCGTAGCGGCCATGGCGTGTGGCGCGGCATTGGCCGCGCTCATCGCCAAGAGCAGCCTCGTGGCCGTCAGCGTCCTGGTCGCGATGGTCGCGTTGTCCTTCGGCATCGAGGCGGCCTTCCGAAAAATCAGCGGCAGGCCCGTCCACGCCTAGGCGGCGCATCGACGCGTACGACGCGCGCAACTCCCGGCGCAACGCGCATTGCGCGGCTAACCGACGCCGACGGTGGTGAAAACCCCGGCCGACCCTCTGCGAGGCTGATGGTGATCGTTGCGCACAACCAGGAGGCGAAATTGTCGGCGCTCTGGAAACGACTGGCGGAGGCTACCCGGGTAGCACCGGGGTCCAAGGTGAACCTGGCCAGGGACTTCGATCCCGACCGCCACGACAAACAGCTTGGAAAAGACCACGGCGCCGCGGTGCTGGCTGACGCGAAGACGGCGCTACTGGATTTACAGGACCGCTTCTTCGCCCGGGCCGACCGGTCGCTGCTGATCATCCTCCAGGCGATCGACGCGGCCGGTAAGGACGGCACGATCAAGCACGTCATGAGCGGCCTCAACCCCGAAGGCGTTGACGTGTACAGCTTCAAGGCGCCATCGGCGACCGAGCAGGCCCATGACTACCTCTGGCGCCACCAAAGGTCGCTGCCGGAACTGGGCCGTATCGCGGTGTTCA contains:
- a CDS encoding APC family permease — its product is MAASRQAVAHPVGLWGAVAIGIGGMVGGGIFAVLGLSVQITKGAAPLAFLLAGLVALLTARSYALLSKVYPSRGGTVTFLNRTFGAGLFSGGINVLLWLSYIVMLALYSQAFGSYAASFLPQSAHTLGKHVFLTAAIVVITAVNIAGASTVARAERVIVAVKITILLLFVGVGVAGVSGERLAPAQWSSPVSVIAGGMIIFLAYEGFELIANAAEDVADPARVLTRAYYISVLFVIALYVAVAIVSVGSLPLSGLINARDYSLAEAARPALGGFGFAMIGVAAMLSTASAINATLYGSARMTYTIAKARELPAQLDRPVWNQPLEGLLITAAATVVLANVLDLASISTMGSAGFLIIFAAVNLAEARTARRRGSTPWISVVAAMACGAALAALIAKSSLVAVSVLVAMVALSFGIEAAFRKISGRPVHA